The DNA sequence GTGGCAATTTACGAGAATGAATTACTTCCGCAATGGCTTGAAACTAGATCTAAAATGAAGTTGATAAACTTTAAATTTAATTCGCCTGTTGAGATTTCCATGAGAGATGAATCTTCTCTAGTAAAGCTGAACTTCGGtgaatttttccaattaGATGACTTCCACGATTCTATAATGATTTTCCAAAACTTAAACGAATTGAGCACCCTCTCCGGCGAGtttaataaagaatatgaaCTGAGGAAGACAAAACTAATGTACCCGTTgatatggaagaagaataaaacAGCTGCATATCAAATGGATTCGTTATTACGAGGTACAGGTACTACTGCTGGTGCAGCTGCGCATGATATCTCGACGGATGATTCTTTCACACAAAGTTTGAGTTTATCCTTTTTGCAGgattattttttgaaaattctcGGTTTCTTATTGTATGATATTAATTTAAATAAAGCTACCGAATTTATCCTTGTTGATAATAACTATAATTCTACAAATGAATTTTGGGATGGACTCATGAATAGATTGTCACCGTATTTGAATTATTTCATCGATGAAAGGCTaaaaacagaagaagatatgattaaattaaaagattttctttgtatttaTGTTGCCattttagaaaattttaaattgAACATCGAACCTCTatataaaattttggttTCAATTTTCGAGAAATTCTGTTCTGTTTCCTTGAGTGCCTTTAAGAatgaatttcaaatcttgTTAAATGACGATGATTTTATGCCTTTATCCATCAATGACAAGGCATTATATGAGAAAGTTTTAAAGATTTGTTGGATGAAGGAGGACGAACATCTTCACCCACCAGATTCAACAAACGGAGAACCGTTTTCTGTGACTTTACCTTTTTCTCCATTATACCCAATGACATGTACACTGGCTAAGAAAACGTATTCTAAAATAACCGCATTCCTATCCATATTTTATCGTCATGAATTACACACTTTGAATAATATCCTAGTAAAAACAATGGACGATATATTTAATAACATtgtgaataaaaaaatccgCTCTAAACTTGAAAGCACCTCgagagaagaaattgcaCAAATCTTAATCAATTTAGACTATTTCATCATAGCAGCGAAAGAATTTAGTAATTTCATGACAAGAGAGaatattttacaaaacCCGGATATGGAAATACGATTATCTTCGATAAAATATCTTGCTGAAAGCAGGAAGCTGGCTGAAACAAAGCTAATTGAATTGATCGATTCTAAGATATCAGATATTCTTGAAACTATTGAAATTGACTGGAAAATAAGGGAGGTAAGGCAAGACCCAGATATTTCCATCATTGATCTGGCACAATTCTTAGAAATGATGTTTGCCAGCACACTACAAAATTTACCATATAGCGTTCAAACGTTATTGATTTTCCGTGAGTTTGACTCCTTAACGAGACAATTCATGGATCTATTATTGCATGACACACCAAGTATAATTACACATGAGAGCAtaataaattttgaagTTGACATCAATTATTTAGAGAGCATTATTCCTAGGATATTCCCCTCTACACCAGGTACTATAGACAGTAATGGATACCAGTCGCCAATGACACCTTCGACACCCACATTTCCAAATGCCAACGGCGTTGACGCTCCAACgttatttgaaaataatattaaatcGCTAGAAGCTACATTTATGGAATTGAAGCAGTGTATAGAGTTACTAAAGGCTCAGGGAAAAGACTATAATGAACCAGAAATAAgattaagaaaatattcaagaatTAGACAGGAAGATGCCGCTCTTTTATTGAGCAAAATTCAGCACTTCGTCTCCTCTGTGGATGGAGCTAACGGTGATGATAATAGCGTTATGGATAGCAGCAGTATATTCAACTCTGAATCAGCGAGTGTCATTGACTCCAATACGAGCAGGAtagcaaaatttttcaatagacGTTAGAAATTTAGATATTATCTCAGTATAATCATTTGTACGTATATAGAAAAGAACTTCGGACAGTCTTGagttttttgattttagtATCGAAAAAGTTCACTTCAcataaaaattttcctcACCATTGAAtacctcttttttttttcacatctACTAAATAGACACCTCAAAAGTCTACcatttattgaaaaagtatcATATAATCACTGTAAAGAAATACCGCAGTCATGGGTGAAAAACGTAATCGTAATAATGGGAATGCAGATTCccaaaagaggaagaaagtATGTCTTTTTGCACACGAACCATAGTTCTTTAAGTACTAACAATTAAAGCGATAGTTTAAAGTATCTTCCGGGTTCTTAGATCCTGGTACGTCTGGAATATATGCTACATGCTCTAGAAGACATGAACGCCAGGCCGCTCAAGAGTTACAGCttttatttgaagaaaagtttcaaGAACTCTATGGAGATATCAAGGATGGAGAAGAGGAAAGTGAAAACGACgaaaaggatgaagatctatcaattgaagaccagataaaaaaggaattacAAGAAATCAAAGGTGAAGACTCAAGTAAAGATTCGCCTTCTGgagaaacaaagaaaaaagaccCCTTGGCCTTTATAGATTTGAACTGTGAATGTGTGACATTTTGTAAAACAAGAAAGCCAATTGTTCCGGAAGAATTTGTGCTAAGTATCATGAAAGACTTAGCGGATCCTAAAAATATGGTTAAACGTACTAGATATGTTCAGAAGTTGACACCAATTACGTATTCTTGTAATGCGAAAATGGAACAACTAATCAAATTGGCCAATTTAGTTATTGGGCCACACTTTCATGAACCTtcaaaagttaaaaaagACTACAAATTTGCTGTAGAAgtaacaagaagaaatttcaatacAATCGAAAGAATGGACATCATTAACCAAGTTGTCAAGTTAGTCAATAAAGAAGGTTCTGAGTTTAATCATACTGTAGACTTGAAGAACTATGATAAATTGATTCTAGTGGAATGTTTCAAGAGCAATATCGGCATGTGTGTAGTTGATGGGGACTATAAGACCAAATATCGTAAATATAATGTTCAGCAGCTTTATGAATCCAAATTCCAAAAGGATGAGGATAAGAGTGTAAAACAATAGTCACATATGAAAAAGTAtagatatttttgtataaGTATATACGGTCTCAGTCAGAAAACCATTTTAATCCTTTATTATAACAAACATCTCGTTCCCAAGATAGCCAATCACCCTTAGCGTTAGGGATGAGGCCCATTGAATTCAGTTTTCTATACCCAATATACATTAAAACACCTTGGAAAGCGATATACATGAACATAGCAGTTTGCACTTGACTCTGTGTTTCTTTATTACCCAACACTGGTTTAAATGCACTTCTTGTCGATAGAATTGCCTTAATGGGTCCAGAGAGTAACATGAGGGCAGTCATTATAGGAATTATTTGTAAGGATGTACCAGACATATACGAcatgaaaatattcattgGAATAGACTTGGCTGGTTGCAACGCAATTTGCCATGCTTTCTGTGCTTGTAAAATTGttatttggtttttttgaGCCAAAGAACTAGTCTGGGAAGTGGCATCTTGCTGTTTTTTTGTGATATTTCCTTTGGAGGCATTGCCTTCAAATCCAGGTGGTGAAGACAGTGTGTTTGAGTTCTGAATGTTGTATTTTTCGATGTACTTAGTGTCCAATAGGTGTTTAGCCCACTCATAGGGCTCCTGTTGACTCATTATTGTTGCTTAGCTCGTTTGGCTTTACCTTAACCTTTAATGATAATATGttcagattttttttttcattgtatCTCACCTAAAAGAATAcgctttttttattatatgaAAGGAACATGAAAAAACTACGGATGTAAAAGAGCAAAGATTGCCTACAGAACACATTGGTCAAGAATTTTCTCATACGGGACGCACTGCTCTCCTAAATGGGTTGTTAGATAGTCGTAATTTCGGTTATCTATTGCCCTTTGTGTCTTTCGAGGTACTATGTCTGTCCAGTAAATTATAAAGAATAGGAACTGGATAACACAAATAAATGAGCAAGCGACAACACAAAACATTAAAAGCTTGTTTTCCATTAATGCATAATATTTCCTGGCTATCAATAAAAACCatctcttcatttttgtaATATTATAGTTCTCATCTGTATTGGATTTTTCGACAATTATTTGTAAATCATCGttgctcttttttttggattcaGTCGAGGAATTAATTGCTGTGACAGGCTTTGGTTGGGAAACTCGTTCAAGATACTTTTCTAAGTAGGCCTGTAATACGTGTAGAAGATTACTGGCCTGCGTGATCATTCCCATtattttgttattgttttacCTAGTTTTGGCCTTGAGTTTGGTTATATGATATTATTTGTATCGGGTGGCTATAACGTTACTAAAAGTAGGTTGAACAACGATTTCAGTGATCGGCTGGTGAACGTTAGAGGGCTTCGAAACACtgttgttttattttagtATATTTATTCAGACTTTTTATACGTTCAGTGATCTTAAATGTCACAAAATTAAATAAGgcaaaaaagagaaacaaaatattaaaaatgtagaaaaaagcaaaaatctATTTAATAGCATCACCTAGTCAATTATATCGGAATCATGATCGACAATTacatcttttattttatcatgAATATCTAATTCGGTCAATTGGCCCAATTCATCTATGAGCTCGGCGACTTTATCTTGTAGCCTAACATCTTCCTTGTGAGCAATCTCATTCCCGTCTATTGTGGATGAATGAGTTGTTCTACTCATACCCTCATCTTCCGAAAACTCTTGATTGGCATTCCCATTGCCATCAGCACAGAACTGGCCTCCTCCGAGAATTATTGAACACATTGTCCTTGTTTCGTTCAAGATGTCACTTGAATATGACATCCAAACTTCATCTTGTAAGAACGCATATATATCTGGAGCAATTAAATCCGTCTTATAGGTTTTAGAATACTTGGAAACTTCTTCTGCAATTAATACTAATTGACCCATATAGCCcaaatttgttttttctctttcgtAAAATTCAAACGAATCCTTGTGACCTTGTAAAATGAAATCAGAAATAATATGAAAACCTCTAACAGATAACTTTTGATTGCTGCCGTGCAAATTCTTTGGGACAAATCTTCTAGactttttgaaatcaaacAAAGAATAGACCAAAAATGAGTTATAAGAGAAATCCATTCGGCCATTAAATATTTGttgaataatatcaaatacAATATTATGCCAAAAGTTATTCCAAGGGTACCTTAAGAATAATTGTAGAAATTTTGGCAGAAATCCAAGATCATGAAGTTTGATTTTAAATAAGTCTCCAATGGTAGGATTTTTACGtaatttcatattttgcGTTTCACTGACGTAAGGAATTTCAAAACtcatatcatcatcatcgatATCGTCATCAGGTATATCAAAGGTAGAATACAATGCATTATCgtcaagtttttttttagtgttttgtttttttgtttgattGTCATTACTGTCATTactatcattattattacattTATCATCTAATGTATCCGAAGAAATAGTATTATCATTtatatttaaatttttcatggCTTCTTCTAGTAAGTTTTGACCAAGAGCCTCCCTGCATTTATCTCTTGTGCGTGCTATTTTATCAGctctttttgaattcatcAATCCCATGTTTGAACAGTGTAACATTTCAGATATTAATTCTGTAATTTTGACCCTCTCAAAGCCCAAAGGTCTAAATGATTCGTGTAATTGATTTTCTAATAGATGATGCTTAACATATGCAAGACCTTTTGCATCAgcgtcatcatcatcatcgtcatcatcgtttTCAAGTTTAATTAGTAGCGcataaaatttttccatatGCATCGTAAGCTTATATAACAAATGGCCCAAATAAATTGGGTCTCTCTGTGAAGGTGGATTGTTTACTATGGTAGTACTTAACAAATCTACTTCGTCGTAGTCGGAATTGTTCTTTCTGATCAACTCAATTATAACGGACACGGCGACGCCCATTGCATGGCCTCTTTGGAGTAAGATAATATCAATAAGTTGATCGACATATTGTGGGGAGGCAAGCTGTCTTATCAATCGGTTAGGCCCAATCCATAAGGCATCCAGTTTGAAATTGGAGGAAATGCTGATCAAAGCTTTCAGAAGCTCTCCGCTACTGTTTTGAATACCAGGCGAGTATTTGCTATTGTCCAAGAGATTCAAACACTTAGGTATTAGATCTTGATGATACAAGAAGTCAATAATGCCCGTAGGCGATTCAACTTGGTCTGTCAGCATGATCTTAATGAGAAATTCGACCAAGGGCGAAACTTCGATATGATTTAAGAACTTGTTCACAATGTCCGGTTGcgatttgaaaaattccaaatAACTAGATGTCTGTTCAAATAGAAGAGTTTCATTGATCTTAAGGAACACAGCCAAGATGGGACAATTTTCTGCCTCGATATTCTCAAACTGGAAAATCTCTaacaaagaagataaaaatggtATATTCTGCACGAGTGACTTCACTATGGGCGCACTTTTCGAGCAAAAAATACTAGAAATAATGTTAACATATAGCATCGgatcttcatcatcctgATCTTCATATTCTCCTGTTTGGTGGAATGAATTTTCTAGAAGGAATGGGGCCCTATAACCAGTGCGATCTATGTCCTTTAAGTAAACCATCAACATGTCCACTAAATAGT is a window from the Saccharomyces paradoxus chromosome VII, complete sequence genome containing:
- the TAN1 gene encoding putative tRNA acetyltransferase (tRNA acetyltransferase~similar to YGL232W), yielding MGEKRNRNNGNADSQKRKKFKVSSGFLDPGTSGIYATCSRRHERQAAQELQLLFEEKFQELYGDIKDGEEESENDEKDEDLSIEDQIKKELQEIKGEDSSKDSPSGETKKKDPLAFIDLNCECVTFCKTRKPIVPEEFVLSIMKDLADPKNMVKRTRYVQKLTPITYSCNAKMEQLIKLANLVIGPHFHEPSKVKKDYKFAVEVTRRNFNTIERMDIINQVVKLVNKEGSEFNHTVDLKNYDKLILVECFKSNIGMCVVDGDYKTKYRKYNVQQLYESKFQKDEDKSVKQ
- the SAP4 gene encoding Sap4p (Protein required for function of the Sit4p protein phosphatase~similar to YGL229C); this translates as MSLWPFGETLSHSGIDSILEEYYLIFRSLKKNETSSTDDNKNTPSTESQSEFGTESRDISDLNQSFIDRILLETALLDELNGGTNDRLVDFICLGYFYDDRAQQVRHMDYLVDMLMVYLKDIDRTGYRAPFLLENSFHQTGEYEDQDDEDPMLYVNIISSIFCSKSAPIVKSLVQNIPFLSSLLEIFQFENIEAENCPILAVFLKINETLLFEQTSSYLEFFKSQPDIVNKFLNHIEVSPLVEFLIKIMLTDQVESPTGIIDFLYHQDLIPKCLNLLDNSKYSPGIQNSSGELLKALISISSNFKLDALWIGPNRLIRQLASPQYVDQLIDIILLQRGHAMGVAVSVIIELIRKNNSDYDEVDLLSTTIVNNPPSQRDPIYLGHLLYKLTMHMEKFYALLIKLENDDDDDDDDADAKGLAYVKHHLLENQLHESFRPLGFERVKITELISEMLHCSNMGLMNSKRADKIARTRDKCREALGQNLLEEAMKNLNINDNTISSDTLDDKCNNNDSNDSNDNQTKKQNTKKKLDDNALYSTFDIPDDDIDDDDMSFEIPYVSETQNMKLRKNPTIGDLFKIKLHDLGFLPKFLQLFLRYPWNNFWHNIVFDIIQQIFNGRMDFSYNSFLVYSLFDFKKSRRFVPKNLHGSNQKLSVRGFHIISDFILQGHKDSFEFYEREKTNLGYMGQLVLIAEEVSKYSKTYKTDLIAPDIYAFLQDEVWMSYSSDILNETRTMCSIILGGGQFCADGNGNANQEFSEDEGMSRTTHSSTIDGNEIAHKEDVRLQDKVAELIDELGQLTELDIHDKIKDVIVDHDSDIID
- a CDS encoding uncharacterized protein (similar to YGL230C), with the translated sequence MGMITQASNLLHVLQAYLEKYLERVSQPKPVTAINSSTESKKKSNDDLQIIVEKSNTDENYNITKMKRWFLLIARKYYALMENKLLMFCVVACSFICVIQFLFFIIYWTDIVPRKTQRAIDNRNYDYLTTHLGEQCVPYEKILDQCVL
- the SEC15 gene encoding Rab GTPase-binding exocyst subunit SEC15 (Essential 113 kDa subunit of the exocyst complex~similar to YGL233W), giving the protein MDQEGQPLLSKDFQQVLLATASGNNSSWTERTVPNNESTDTVKHDPTLGQNDVFDLDPLSFDKWVPFLRSALDKNQLDPVIDELENSIEDNFQGLELQLLQDSQMNDKLETSIDEIANIQGMVQDTLSSEISKFQTKLSESANELIVKKQMYVNNKKISLKISEATILITKVVRILELSSKCQELITERKFFKVLQNLDSLEKLYLQEFKNYNFQFLIEIYNSIPFLQKVTKDECINLIRNSLNLNLGKNLIKVGQEFVAIYENELLPQWLETRSKMKLINFKFNSPVEISMRDESSLVKLNFGEFFQLDDFHDSIMIFQNLNELSTLSGEFNKEYELRKTKLMYPLIWKKNKTAAYQMDSLLRGTGTTAGAAAHDISTDDSFTQSLSLSFLQDYFLKILGFLLYDINLNKATEFILVDNNYNSTNEFWDGLMNRLSPYLNYFIDERLKTEEDMIKLKDFLCIYVAILENFKLNIEPLYKILVSIFEKFCSVSLSAFKNEFQILLNDDDFMPLSINDKALYEKVLKICWMKEDEHLHPPDSTNGEPFSVTLPFSPLYPMTCTLAKKTYSKITAFLSIFYRHELHTLNNILVKTMDDIFNNIVNKKIRSKLESTSREEIAQILINLDYFIIAAKEFSNFMTRENILQNPDMEIRLSSIKYLAESRKLAETKLIELIDSKISDILETIEIDWKIREVRQDPDISIIDLAQFLEMMFASTLQNLPYSVQTLLIFREFDSLTRQFMDLLLHDTPSIITHESIINFEVDINYLESIIPRIFPSTPGTIDSNGYQSPMTPSTPTFPNANGVDAPTLFENNIKSLEATFMELKQCIELLKAQGKDYNEPEIRLRKYSRIRQEDAALLLSKIQHFVSSVDGANGDDNSVMDSSSIFNSESASVIDSNTSRIAKFFNRR
- the EMC4 gene encoding chaperone EMC4 (Member of conserved ER transmembrane complex~similar to YGL231C), which translates into the protein MSQQEPYEWAKHLLDTKYIEKYNIQNSNTLSSPPGFEGNASKGNITKKQQDATSQTSSLAQKNQITILQAQKAWQIALQPAKSIPMNIFMSYMSGTSLQIIPIMTALMLLSGPIKAILSTRSAFKPVLGNKETQSQVQTAMFMYIAFQGVLMYIGYRKLNSMGLIPNAKGDWLSWERDVCYNKGLKWFSD